In Macrobrachium rosenbergii isolate ZJJX-2024 chromosome 49, ASM4041242v1, whole genome shotgun sequence, the following are encoded in one genomic region:
- the LOC136832160 gene encoding uncharacterized protein has translation MHQLIFGSQHKNIKRMNKLKACLAIIIALESDNTKKKHRRRMWIKDWFKKRSSFAHDNLLQELSISAPADYENYLRMDHLTFLDLLQRVEPLIKKENTIMRDSIPASNRLSSTLRFLATGQSYEELKFVTAISPQSLGLIIMETCEALISVLKDYIKMPTTEDEWKAVANSFAEKWGFPHCLGAIDGKHIVIRKPAGSGSYYYNYKKSFSIVLMALVNADCEFLMVDVGANGRVSDGGVFMNSKFGHKLKEQKVTYTYG, from the exons GCATAAGAACATTAAGAGGATGAACAAGCTTAAAGCTTGCTTAGCCATTATTATTGCTTTAGAGAGTgataacacaaagaaaaaacataggAGGAGGATGTGGATAAAAGATTGGTTTAAAAAACGGTCTTCATTTGCACACGATAACCTTTTACAAGAACTTAGCATATCAGCACCTGCAGACTATGAAAATTATCTGCGGATGGATCATTTAACATTTCTAGATCTCCTTCAGAGAGTGGAACCActaatcaagaaagaaaataccATTATGAGAGATTCCATCCCTGCAAGTAACAGACTCTCAAGCACTTTGCGCTTTCTTGCTACAGGCCAGTCATATGAGGAATTGAAATTCGTCACTGCAATATCGCCTCAAAGCCTTGGACTTATAATCATGGAGACATGTGAAGCTCTCATATCTGTATTGAAAGATTATATCAAG ATGCCAACTACGGAAGACGAGTGGAAAGCTGTGGCAAACTCATTTGCTGAAAAATGGGGCTTTCCTCATTGCCTGGGCGCCATAGATGGAAAGCATATTGTAATAAGAAAACCAGCTGGATCAGgatcttattattataattacaaaaagtcTTTTAGCATTGTTTTAATGGCTCTTGTCAATGCAGATTGCGAGTTCCTTATGGTTGATGTTGGGGCAAATGGTAGAGTGTCGGATGGAGGAGTTTTTATGAACAGCAAATTTGGTCACAAGCTGAAAGAACAAAAAGTTACGTATACCTATGGCTGA